One segment of Humidesulfovibrio mexicanus DNA contains the following:
- the grpE gene encoding nucleotide exchange factor GrpE, with protein MSKNRTPDDEPQEAAEAQAPKIDLSEEELVALCKAHVCAKCAVMAEAEDVKLRALADNENFKRRIQRETDEVRRYATESVLADLLPVLDNLALAIEHAGSDPACKNLVMGVEMTRKIFLDTLKKHGLECVGACGEAFDPGVHEAIGTVCQPDKEEGCVAQVAQAGYVLKGRVIRPAKVLVNKGQEA; from the coding sequence ATGTCGAAGAACAGGACACCTGACGACGAGCCCCAGGAAGCAGCCGAGGCCCAGGCCCCCAAGATCGACCTCTCGGAAGAGGAGCTTGTGGCCCTGTGCAAGGCCCACGTGTGCGCAAAATGCGCCGTGATGGCCGAGGCCGAGGACGTGAAGCTGCGCGCCCTGGCCGACAATGAAAACTTCAAGCGCCGCATCCAGCGCGAGACCGACGAGGTGCGCCGCTACGCCACGGAAAGCGTGCTGGCCGATCTCCTGCCCGTGCTGGACAATCTGGCCCTGGCAATCGAGCACGCCGGGAGCGACCCCGCGTGCAAGAATCTGGTGATGGGCGTGGAGATGACCCGCAAAATTTTCCTCGACACCCTCAAAAAGCACGGGCTCGAATGCGTTGGCGCCTGCGGCGAAGCCTTCGATCCGGGAGTGCACGAGGCCATCGGCACCGTGTGCCAGCCGGACAAGGAGGAAGGCTGCGTGGCCCAGGTGGCCCAGGCGGGCTACGTGCTCAAGGGGCGCGTCATCCGCCCGGCCAAGGTGCTGGTGAACAAGGGCCAGGAAGCGTAG